In one Candidatus Absconditicoccus praedator genomic region, the following are encoded:
- a CDS encoding site-2 protease family protein, with product MFGFDLVEIVFIATIFIFSISVHEFTHALTSYILGDHTPKIQGKISLNPIKHLSFLGFLSVFFINFGRGKYTQTNYSFYKNPIKDQIIVASSGPFINFFIAIIAVLLIVTYSFFWLEITHPANINVEENSILLFLYLTAFINIILAALNILPIPPLDGFRLVKFFYPESSKIIEKYGIYLAFGLILLIFIPYTGNFIESTTAKIGDFIYGILFVIVSNIFY from the coding sequence ATGTTTTGATTTGATTTAGTAGAAATTGTTTTTATTGCAACAATCTTTATTTTTTCTATAAGTGTTCATGAATTCACTCATGCATTAACTTCATATATTTTGTGAGATCATACACCAAAAATTCAATGAAAAATCTCACTCAATCCTATTAAACATCTAAGTTTTTTATGATTTTTGTCTGTTTTTTTCATAAATTTCTGACGATGAAAATATACACAAACCAATTATAGTTTTTATAAAAATCCTATCAAAGATCAAATAATTGTAGCAAGTTCTTGACCATTTATAAATTTTTTTATAGCAATAATTGCAGTTTTATTGATTGTTACTTATTCATTTTTTTGGCTTGAAATCACTCATCCAGCAAATATAAATGTAGAGGAAAATTCTATTTTACTTTTTTTGTACCTAACAGCATTTATAAATATCATACTGGCAGCATTAAATATATTGCCAATACCACCATTGGATTGATTTAGATTAGTTAAATTTTTTTATCCTGAAAGTTCAAAAATAATAGAAAAATATTGAATATATCTTGCTTTTGGATTAATTTTACTTATATTTATTCCATATACTTGAAATTTTATTGAATCTACAACAGCAAAAATAGGAGATTTTATTTATTGAATATTGTTTGTGATAGTAAGTAATATATTTTATTAA
- a CDS encoding ABC transporter substrate-binding protein: protein MKITHGKFFKYLYTIIIAIWGIITLHIFYLFIFENSEDQPVEGGTYVHGVVGQIGYIPYLSNSGEDKFFQSLMFDGCLEPYVSGTDIKFSEKLCNVSTNNYREFELSVKDGIYWQDGEEVTTEDIYFTFNDVIKNNKRNLQYLNNFNNIEVEKNNDTVNITFPNSSIDNHIILSEFLLPKHILEGTNTEEYIQNFASNPIGTSCGRLQAGSANNNITFDLSSCEKASVEQYQVQSFNSWQELEEHAQQTQIIDSYIGDKNFDGYRENKVILNNFLSLFFNIQSEKLNSEVRKSIGAEVINNFYQDEYENYLVKDRFLFDTDIEGGDINQTLNNRHQELTSPTQEEKELPELPEQIEEGENEYYLSSIDDTHSLTFNFTGSYDSVSVQAGEGAEYQLQSYEGGESADYNIAERFGNVQEGENNYIVRGYQDGQSETLSELTVHYQEKPTIDSDPEYEEFELDFVYQDNDNNKFIKNKIQKILEENEVKEFFNFEKYDSYQEFQDRLESGNYDVAIRGIQMGLKKDISNIFLIENPIINPSRYINNEIASNINNYFITEGTTREELLESIHNDYKNEVPFLIFGKELGQINIKENLDISFPKRLYDYWFKKENLGNINTTFKRNIHREDVFSLSNFYNFLIENLD from the coding sequence ATGAAAATAACTCATTGAAAATTTTTTAAGTATCTTTACACAATAATAATTGCTATCTGGTGAATTATTACACTTCACATATTTTATTTATTTATTTTTGAAAATTCAGAAGATCAACCAGTAGAAGGATGAACATATGTACATTGAGTGGTATGACAAATTTGATATATTCCATATCTTTCAAACTCTTGAGAGGATAAATTTTTTCAATCATTAATGTTTGATTGATGTTTAGAGCCTTATGTATCATGAACTGATATAAAGTTTAGTGAAAAATTATGTAATGTTAGCACCAATAACTATAGAGAGTTTGAACTTTCAGTAAAAGATTGAATATATTGGCAAGACTGAGAAGAAGTAACTACTGAGGATATATACTTTACTTTTAATGATGTAATTAAAAACAACAAACGAAATTTACAATACCTGAATAACTTCAATAATATCGAAGTTGAAAAAAACAATGATACAGTAAATATAACTTTTCCAAACTCTAGTATAGACAACCATATCATACTATCAGAATTTCTATTACCAAAACATATTTTAGAATGAACAAATACCGAAGAATATATTCAAAATTTTGCTTCAAATCCTATATGAACATCATGTTGAAGATTGCAAGCTTGATCAGCAAACAACAATATAACGTTTGATTTATCAAGTTGTGAAAAAGCATCAGTAGAGCAATACCAAGTGCAATCATTTAACAGCTGGCAAGAACTAGAAGAACACGCACAGCAGACTCAAATTATAGACTCATATATATGAGATAAAAATTTTGATTGATATAGAGAAAACAAAGTTATTCTAAACAACTTTTTATCATTGTTTTTTAATATTCAGTCAGAAAAACTTAATTCTGAGGTTAGAAAGAGTATATGAGCAGAAGTCATAAACAATTTTTATCAAGACGAATATGAAAACTACCTTGTAAAAGACAGATTTCTGTTTGACACAGATATTGAATGATGAGATATTAATCAAACATTAAACAACAGACATCAAGAACTTACTTCTCCAACTCAGGAAGAAAAAGAGCTACCTGAACTTCCAGAACAAATTGAAGAAGGTGAAAATGAATATTATCTTTCATCTATTGATGATACACATTCATTAACATTTAATTTTACTTGAAGTTATGATTCTGTAAGTGTACAAGCATGAGAATGAGCAGAATACCAACTCCAATCTTATGAGTGATGAGAAAGTGCAGACTATAATATAGCTGAAAGATTTTGAAATGTACAAGAATGAGAAAACAATTATATTGTAAGATGATATCAAGATTGACAATCAGAAACCCTTAGTGAACTTACAGTACACTATCAAGAAAAACCTACTATAGATTCCGATCCTGAGTATGAAGAATTTGAGTTAGATTTTGTATACCAAGATAATGATAACAACAAGTTTATCAAAAATAAAATACAAAAAATACTGGAAGAAAATGAAGTAAAAGAATTTTTTAATTTTGAAAAATATGACTCTTACCAAGAATTCCAAGATAGATTAGAAAGCTGAAATTATGATGTTGCCATTAGATGAATTCAAATGTGATTAAAAAAAGATATATCAAATATATTCTTGATAGAAAATCCTATAATCAACCCATCTAGATACATAAACAATGAAATAGCATCAAACATAAACAACTATTTCATAACTGAATGAACTACCAGAGAAGAACTTCTTGAATCTATTCATAATGATTATAAAAATGAAGTTCCTTTTTTAATCTTTTGAAAAGAACTATGACAGATAAACATTAAAGAAAATCTAGATATATCATTTCCAAAAAGATTATATGATTACTGGTTCAAAAAAGAAAATTTAGGAAATATTAATACAACATTCAAAAGAAATATTCACCGGGAAGATGTTTTCAGTTTATCAAATTTTTATAATTTTCTAATAGAGAATTTAGATTAA
- the secG gene encoding preprotein translocase subunit SecG: protein MRYFLIGIMILSGIAFVISVLLMSPKGGLGVGVGGALGGGSDYGSQKSLEGTLKKSAVISSVVFIISSIFLPYVD from the coding sequence ATGAGATATTTCCTTATTTGAATAATGATATTATCCTGAATTGCATTTGTTATCAGTGTTTTACTTATGAGTCCAAAATGATGATTATGAGTAGGAGTAGGAGGAGCACTTTGATGATGAAGTGATTACTGAAGCCAAAAAAGTCTTGAGTGAACACTTAAAAAATCGGCTGTAATATCTAGTGTTGTTTTCATTATATCATCAATATTTTTACCATATGTAGACTAG
- a CDS encoding aminotransferase class V-fold PLP-dependent enzyme → MKNVKKDFPIFKNNPGLVYLDSCATTQKPSNVINSIKDHLESYYSNIHRGLYHLSEKSEDAYIRSKKLIADFLGVKKSEIIYTYNSTYAFNILAESLYYSGYLQKGDKILLGIAEHHSNIVPWLMLKERFGIEVEFIGTNDDYDLDIDEFDKKYDEKTKLVALNYVSNVTGTIFDIKKISKRLNEETLFVVDGSQAVPNFSINLHDIGCDFFVFTGHKVMANTGIGVLWGKKQLLKKLNPSIGGGGSIKHVGKEDYESLDTVEGFEAGTPNLSGAVSLLAAFEYIRDIGGFDYIWDKEQSLVKYAIEGFEKRKDKVQLIGKQTQENRVGVFSFIIKNSNFSPIKFGEFMAMNNICLRCGGHCAHPYLDEMGAGGTCRISVYLYNDFEDLDKFFDVLDQFLDKFF, encoded by the coding sequence ATGAAAAATGTTAAAAAAGATTTTCCAATATTTAAAAACAATCCATGATTAGTTTATTTAGATAGTTGTGCAACTACTCAAAAGCCTTCTAATGTTATTAATTCTATAAAAGATCATCTAGAATCTTATTATTCTAATATACATAGATGACTATATCACTTGTCAGAAAAATCAGAAGATGCATATATTAGATCAAAAAAACTAATAGCTGATTTTTTGTGAGTTAAAAAGTCAGAAATTATTTATACATATAATTCTACTTATGCCTTTAATATTTTGGCTGAAAGTTTATATTATTCATGATATCTTCAAAAATGAGATAAAATTTTATTGTGAATAGCAGAACATCATTCAAATATAGTTCCTTGGTTGATGTTGAAGGAAAGATTTTGAATTGAGGTAGAGTTTATTTGAACAAATGATGATTATGATTTGGATATTGATGAATTTGATAAAAAATATGATGAAAAAACAAAACTTGTAGCATTAAACTATGTTTCAAATGTTACTTGAACTATTTTTGATATAAAAAAAATATCAAAAAGGCTGAATGAAGAAACATTATTTGTTGTAGATGGTAGTCAAGCTGTGCCAAATTTTTCAATAAATCTACATGATATTTGATGCGACTTTTTTGTTTTCACATGACATAAAGTTATGGCAAATACTTGAATTTGAGTTTTATGGTGAAAAAAACAACTTCTAAAAAAGCTAAATCCTAGTATATGATGATGATGAAGTATAAAACATGTTTGAAAAGAAGATTATGAGTCTTTGGATACTGTTGAATGATTTGAAGCTTGAACCCCTAATTTGTCGTGAGCGGTTAGTTTGCTTGCTGCTTTTGAATATATAAGAGATATTTGATGATTTGATTATATTTGGGATAAAGAACAGTCTTTAGTAAAATATGCCATAGAATGATTTGAAAAAAGAAAAGATAAGGTTCAATTGATATGAAAACAAACTCAAGAAAATAGAGTAGGTGTCTTTTCGTTTATAATAAAAAACTCTAATTTTTCTCCTATAAAATTTTGAGAATTTATGGCAATGAATAATATATGTCTAAGATGTGGATGACACTGTGCTCATCCTTATCTTGATGAAATGTGAGCTTGATGAACTTGTAGAATAAGTGTATACTTATATAATGATTTTGAGGACTTGGATAAGTTTTTTGATGTTTTAGACCAATTTCTTGATAAGTTTTTCTAA